One window of Leifsonia sp. AK011 genomic DNA carries:
- a CDS encoding M23 family metallopeptidase has protein sequence MLRSLAFVSVAALGATMSLPAIALVEQEVVEPQLASALAGPPQRVTSPQYDVAPLGRDGYTVEMPKPIEPVVVSVTPITGLLSTWPCSAQVNDGFGPRGEGMHNGIDIMCSNGTPLVASAAGVVVEVELGGSWGQYIKIDHGGGIATLYSHLIEGSPTVAVGQVVAAGEGIGLVGASGNASVAHCHFEVWVDGTRVDPMPWLP, from the coding sequence ATGCTCCGTTCTCTCGCCTTTGTCTCCGTCGCTGCCCTCGGCGCGACGATGAGCCTGCCGGCGATAGCGCTCGTGGAGCAGGAAGTGGTCGAACCCCAGCTCGCGAGCGCTCTCGCGGGGCCTCCGCAGAGGGTGACGTCGCCCCAGTACGACGTTGCCCCGCTCGGCCGTGATGGCTACACCGTCGAGATGCCGAAGCCCATCGAACCGGTGGTCGTGTCTGTGACCCCGATCACCGGGCTGCTCTCCACGTGGCCGTGTTCCGCCCAGGTCAATGACGGCTTCGGCCCTCGTGGCGAGGGCATGCACAACGGCATCGACATCATGTGCTCGAACGGAACGCCGCTGGTAGCCTCCGCTGCTGGAGTGGTCGTCGAGGTGGAACTCGGCGGTAGCTGGGGCCAGTACATCAAGATCGACCACGGTGGCGGCATTGCGACCCTTTACTCCCACCTCATCGAGGGATCTCCGACGGTAGCCGTCGGCCAGGTCGTGGCGGCGGGCGAGGGCATCGGGCTCGTGGGGGCCAGCGGCAATGCATCCGTCGCCCACTGCCACTTCGAGGTGTGGGTGGACGGAACGCGCGTCGACCCCATGCCCTGGCTTCCCTAG
- a CDS encoding glycosyltransferase family 2 protein, whose protein sequence is MALPSVSIVIPAYNEEDTIKASVVAALHQTVPAHEIIVVDNKSTDGTAAVVHALQITYPDAPIVYLKQDALQGLIPTRNFGLDHATGDVIGRIDADSVLEPTWVEAVTMVFEDPEVGASTGPVIYYDMPLRRFGHKADDALRRALVRVTKESHLLFGSNMALRRSAWELIRDEACLDPDDELHEDIDLSLHLHAHDVRIAYSSDMVTGMSARRLDDSPREFYSYVMRFERTYDRHKVRSLTLRAPMAIFLSAYPALKVMREVTQLQR, encoded by the coding sequence ATGGCCCTGCCCAGCGTGTCGATCGTCATCCCCGCCTACAACGAAGAGGACACGATCAAAGCGAGCGTCGTGGCTGCACTGCACCAGACGGTTCCCGCGCACGAGATCATCGTTGTCGACAACAAGTCGACGGATGGCACAGCTGCCGTCGTGCACGCGCTCCAGATCACCTACCCCGACGCACCCATCGTCTACCTCAAGCAGGACGCCCTGCAGGGACTCATCCCCACCCGCAATTTCGGACTCGACCACGCGACGGGGGACGTCATCGGTCGCATCGATGCCGACTCGGTGCTGGAGCCCACGTGGGTTGAGGCCGTGACCATGGTCTTCGAGGATCCTGAGGTCGGGGCATCCACCGGCCCCGTCATCTACTACGACATGCCGCTGCGCCGATTCGGCCACAAGGCCGACGACGCCCTGCGCCGCGCCTTGGTGCGTGTGACGAAGGAATCGCACCTGCTCTTCGGCAGCAACATGGCGCTGCGGCGGTCCGCCTGGGAGCTCATTCGGGATGAGGCGTGCCTCGATCCCGACGACGAGCTCCACGAGGACATCGACCTGAGCCTGCACCTCCACGCCCACGACGTGCGGATCGCCTACTCGTCGGACATGGTGACGGGCATGTCCGCCCGGCGTCTGGATGACTCGCCCCGCGAGTTCTACAGCTACGTGATGCGCTTCGAGCGCACCTACGACAGGCACAAGGTTCGATCGCTCACCCTGCGTGCTCCGATGGCGATCTTCCTCTCCGCGTACCCCGCGTTGAAGGTCATGCGCGAGGTCACCCAGCTGCAGCGTTAG
- a CDS encoding DUF3097 domain-containing protein, translating into MTDDRYGSDVLAGFSRRSASPPPRQVSVSPGLVVEDPSSGFTGAVLSFANGLVQLEDRRGAVRAFPLATVFLIDGERVTLVKPAPTQSAPRRTASGSFAVEDARARVALPSRIYVEGWHDAELVERVWGDDLRIEGVVVEYLAGVDHLEEALLEFQPGKGRRVGVLVDHLVAGSKESRIAEAASRRFPGAVLVVGHPYVDIWQAVKPQRVGLEAWPEIPRSIEWKHGICAALGWPHDDQADIARAWQRILSRVRSFADLEPALLGKVEELIDFVTAPVDDPSLL; encoded by the coding sequence GTGACTGATGACCGGTACGGCAGCGACGTGCTCGCAGGATTCTCGCGTCGCTCTGCCTCGCCACCTCCGCGACAGGTGAGTGTGAGCCCCGGCCTCGTGGTGGAGGACCCTTCTTCGGGCTTCACGGGGGCCGTGCTCTCGTTCGCGAACGGACTCGTGCAGCTTGAGGATCGCCGGGGGGCGGTGCGTGCGTTCCCGCTGGCCACGGTGTTCCTCATCGACGGGGAGCGTGTCACTCTCGTCAAGCCCGCGCCGACACAGTCCGCACCCCGCCGCACCGCTTCCGGCTCCTTCGCTGTGGAGGATGCGCGTGCGCGAGTGGCTCTCCCCAGCCGCATCTACGTCGAGGGTTGGCACGACGCGGAGCTCGTCGAGCGGGTCTGGGGCGACGACCTGCGCATCGAGGGCGTCGTGGTCGAATACCTGGCGGGAGTGGACCATCTCGAGGAGGCGCTCCTCGAGTTCCAGCCGGGCAAGGGCCGACGCGTGGGTGTCCTCGTCGACCATCTCGTAGCTGGTTCCAAGGAGAGCCGGATCGCGGAGGCGGCAAGTCGGCGCTTCCCGGGGGCGGTGCTCGTGGTCGGGCATCCCTACGTCGACATCTGGCAGGCCGTGAAACCGCAGCGCGTCGGGCTCGAGGCATGGCCCGAGATTCCGCGCAGCATCGAGTGGAAGCATGGGATCTGTGCAGCCCTCGGATGGCCGCACGACGACCAGGCCGACATCGCCCGCGCGTGGCAGCGTATTCTGTCGCGAGTGCGCAGTTTTGCTGACCTCGAACCCGCGCTGCTCGGCAAGGTCGAAGAGCTCATCGACTTCGTGACAGCCCCCGTGGACGACCCATCGCTGTTATAG
- a CDS encoding M23 family metallopeptidase — MPLLSRSAVSRGRHSFPAAPTRLAGFLSLDRRILAFGSIGFAAALVSVPALPAEANSIVATGDAPAVQGFAAPYYLPATAPRDGFDVSLFSLVQWPVPANTTMTSGYGYRSCDGCSSDHKGIDLTPGLGHPVQAVADGVVITSEEASGGLGVNVVLEHVIDGEVTRTVYGHMEFGSLQVEAGQTVTRGQQIGTVGNTGSSTGPHLHFEVIIDDVQINPLPWLIAHANS, encoded by the coding sequence GTGCCCCTGCTTTCCCGTTCTGCCGTTTCGCGCGGTCGCCATTCCTTCCCCGCCGCTCCCACGCGTCTCGCTGGGTTCCTCTCCCTCGATCGCCGCATCCTCGCGTTCGGGTCGATCGGCTTCGCGGCCGCTCTCGTGAGCGTTCCCGCTCTGCCTGCCGAGGCGAACTCGATCGTCGCGACCGGTGACGCACCCGCGGTCCAGGGCTTCGCAGCGCCGTACTACCTCCCGGCAACCGCGCCGCGCGATGGTTTCGACGTCTCACTCTTCTCGCTCGTTCAGTGGCCGGTACCGGCCAACACGACGATGACCAGCGGCTACGGTTACCGAAGCTGCGATGGATGCTCGTCCGACCACAAGGGCATCGACCTCACCCCCGGACTCGGGCATCCCGTGCAGGCTGTGGCCGACGGCGTGGTGATCACTTCGGAGGAGGCCAGCGGCGGGCTCGGGGTCAACGTCGTGCTCGAGCACGTCATCGACGGCGAGGTCACCCGGACCGTCTACGGACACATGGAGTTCGGGTCGCTGCAGGTCGAGGCCGGCCAGACGGTGACCCGTGGACAACAGATCGGAACCGTGGGCAACACCGGCTCCAGCACCGGCCCGCACCTCCACTTCGAGGTCATCATCGACGACGTGCAGATCAACCCGCTTCCCTGGCTGATCGCCCACGCCAACAGCTGA
- a CDS encoding VanZ family protein, whose protein sequence is MIRRRHLLVLVAFVYIGMLVGLTFVPGATSARQWWWLPMILFVPVGLLLTLMMGRRRWWVAVGFGVLGAAWVEAAQTVWMPDGSASVVDILLSSLGAIVGVAVGVVIITARLNSIRSHGAPSIVSQAGNREIPQD, encoded by the coding sequence ATGATCCGCCGACGACACCTGCTCGTGCTCGTCGCTTTCGTGTACATCGGGATGCTGGTGGGCCTGACCTTCGTGCCGGGAGCCACGTCGGCCAGGCAGTGGTGGTGGCTCCCGATGATCCTCTTCGTACCGGTCGGACTGCTCCTGACACTCATGATGGGACGTCGCCGCTGGTGGGTTGCCGTGGGGTTCGGCGTTCTGGGCGCGGCGTGGGTCGAGGCGGCGCAGACGGTGTGGATGCCAGACGGTTCGGCGTCGGTTGTCGACATCCTTCTCTCGAGCCTGGGCGCCATTGTGGGTGTTGCGGTTGGCGTCGTCATCATCACAGCGCGACTGAATTCAATTCGTTCACATGGAGCTCCCAGTATCGTGTCGCAGGCTGGTAACAGGGAGATTCCCCAGGACTGA
- a CDS encoding alkaline phosphatase family protein, which produces MVPNSDEPDSTEAATGASRRAFLKTAAVGVGGFAAGAAATAGVTAAINAASPAPGFDPLAPRSEPGFDHVVTIMFENRSFDNVLGFLYTNDELPGGTSFDGLNQGSYSNEGPDGQAVPAQPYAGSTDEIMRSPQPDPGESFPHVNTQLFGIIDPESNGKLYENSIEAPYNSPKPGDDADMSGFVKDYIVNFEETKHGEKPTAEDYSVAMGGFTPEMLPVFSTIAKGFGVYDAWFCGVPSSTFPNRSFFHASTSHGFVSNKDHGGYDKWIDAPAAPTIFNRLEDAGLTWRVYYDASQIVPFTGVLHAPVLEKYWKTNFRDMTQFFHDVEHGNLPDYAFIEPRMVFNHNDMHPPVGTLRESEYEGHEFYDGALSDVRAGEALLHSVYSALRAAKSDTGSNALNTAFLITFDEHGGTYDHVSPPTAVPPMPEAPEGEMGFRFNRLGCRVPAILVSAYTAAGSVIHDEMHHGSLIATLNRLHGLSPLTRRDVTANNLFNAVNLTTPRQPWDWPVTHPQFTPPNPEDVPKPDEKHKHRPLSSPAKGLLGLLLAKFDPDQPIPETYGDAYDVLVKHGTDLFGLRD; this is translated from the coding sequence GTGGTGCCGAACTCCGATGAACCTGACTCGACTGAAGCCGCGACGGGAGCCTCCCGGCGGGCGTTCCTGAAGACTGCCGCCGTCGGCGTTGGGGGATTCGCAGCCGGCGCGGCGGCGACTGCCGGAGTCACTGCGGCCATCAACGCAGCGAGCCCGGCACCCGGGTTCGACCCTCTGGCTCCCCGCAGCGAGCCGGGCTTCGACCACGTGGTCACGATCATGTTCGAGAACAGGTCGTTCGACAACGTGCTCGGCTTCCTCTACACGAACGATGAGCTTCCCGGAGGCACGAGCTTCGACGGGCTGAATCAGGGCTCCTACTCCAACGAGGGCCCCGACGGCCAGGCGGTCCCCGCACAGCCCTACGCGGGCAGCACCGATGAGATCATGCGGAGCCCCCAGCCCGATCCCGGCGAGAGCTTTCCGCACGTTAACACCCAGCTGTTCGGCATCATCGATCCCGAGTCGAATGGCAAGCTCTACGAGAACTCGATCGAGGCACCGTACAACTCGCCGAAGCCGGGTGATGATGCCGACATGTCGGGTTTCGTCAAGGATTACATCGTCAATTTCGAGGAGACCAAGCACGGCGAGAAGCCCACGGCCGAGGACTACAGCGTCGCGATGGGTGGTTTCACTCCCGAGATGCTGCCGGTCTTCTCCACGATCGCCAAGGGTTTCGGTGTGTACGACGCCTGGTTCTGCGGGGTGCCGTCCTCGACGTTCCCCAACCGGTCGTTCTTCCACGCCTCCACGTCGCACGGTTTCGTATCGAACAAGGACCACGGCGGCTACGACAAGTGGATCGATGCTCCCGCGGCCCCGACCATCTTCAACCGGCTGGAGGATGCCGGACTGACGTGGCGTGTCTACTACGACGCGAGCCAGATCGTGCCCTTCACGGGGGTGCTGCACGCTCCCGTCCTGGAGAAGTACTGGAAGACCAACTTCCGCGATATGACCCAGTTCTTCCACGATGTCGAACACGGCAACCTGCCCGACTATGCCTTCATCGAGCCGCGCATGGTGTTCAACCACAACGACATGCATCCACCCGTTGGCACCCTCAGGGAGAGTGAGTACGAGGGTCACGAGTTCTACGACGGTGCCCTCTCCGATGTGCGCGCCGGTGAAGCCCTGCTCCACTCGGTGTACTCGGCGCTGCGGGCGGCCAAGTCCGACACAGGGTCGAATGCCCTCAACACCGCTTTCCTCATCACCTTCGATGAGCACGGGGGTACCTACGACCACGTGTCGCCGCCCACGGCGGTTCCCCCCATGCCCGAAGCGCCGGAGGGTGAGATGGGCTTCCGTTTCAACCGCCTCGGATGCCGCGTCCCGGCAATCCTCGTGAGTGCCTACACGGCCGCTGGCTCGGTCATCCACGATGAGATGCACCATGGGTCGCTCATCGCAACCCTCAACCGCCTCCACGGGCTCAGCCCTCTCACACGGCGCGACGTCACGGCCAACAACCTGTTCAACGCCGTCAACCTCACCACTCCGCGGCAGCCCTGGGATTGGCCCGTGACCCATCCACAGTTCACTCCGCCGAACCCCGAGGATGTGCCCAAGCCGGACGAGAAGCACAAGCACCGTCCGCTCTCGAGTCCCGCAAAGGGTCTCCTCGGCCTTCTCCTGGCGAAGTTCGACCCGGATCAGCCGATTCCGGAGACCTACGGCGACGCCTACGACGTGCTGGTCAAGCACGGAACGGACCTCTTCGGTCTGCGGGATTAA
- a CDS encoding sugar porter family MFS transporter — protein MNASTTSPTHSKVIGLAVAGAVGGFLFGFDSSVVNGAVDAIRTDFSLGEALTGFAVAVALLGCAVGAVVAGRLADRLGRVPVMLIGSVLFIASAIGAGLAAGVVDLIIWRVIGGLGIGIASVIAPAYIAEISPAGMRGRLGSLQQLAITIGIFAALLSDALFANAAGSATATIGGLEAWRWMFLVGVVPGLIYGLIALRLPESPRYLVLKGRDEKARTVFEKYWPGQDADVALGDIRKSIAVDAEARRTGTLAGPTLGLKPIVWIGIILSVFQQFVGINVIFYYSTELWSSVGFPESSSFAISVVTGLVNIAVTLVAIALVDRVGRRPILLTGSLGMAISLGVMALAFSQATMTSSGPDLEGAWGPIALVAANIFVIAFGVSWGPLVWVLLGEIFPNSIRAKALGVAAGAQWIANFVVTVTFPPLSAFSLPLTYGLYAIFAALSFWFVFAVIPETKGTSLEDADTLLDRRARGAEPGVGARA, from the coding sequence GTGAACGCTTCCACGACTTCTCCCACTCACTCGAAGGTCATTGGTCTTGCCGTTGCCGGTGCTGTCGGCGGCTTCCTCTTCGGGTTCGATTCGTCCGTCGTCAACGGTGCCGTTGACGCCATCCGCACCGACTTCTCGCTCGGCGAGGCGTTGACCGGCTTCGCGGTCGCCGTGGCGCTTCTCGGCTGCGCCGTTGGTGCCGTGGTCGCCGGCCGCCTCGCCGACCGCCTCGGTCGCGTGCCCGTGATGCTCATCGGCTCCGTGCTGTTCATCGCGAGCGCCATCGGTGCCGGCCTTGCCGCGGGCGTCGTCGATCTCATCATCTGGCGAGTGATCGGCGGTCTCGGCATTGGCATAGCCTCCGTGATCGCGCCGGCCTACATCGCCGAGATCTCTCCTGCGGGCATGCGCGGTCGCCTCGGTTCCCTCCAGCAGCTGGCCATCACGATCGGTATCTTCGCCGCGCTGCTCTCCGACGCCCTCTTCGCGAATGCAGCGGGCAGCGCGACCGCCACGATCGGCGGGCTCGAGGCGTGGCGATGGATGTTCCTCGTCGGCGTCGTCCCGGGCCTGATCTATGGCCTCATCGCCCTTCGCCTTCCCGAGTCGCCCCGTTATCTCGTCCTCAAGGGTCGTGATGAGAAAGCTCGGACCGTGTTCGAGAAGTACTGGCCGGGGCAAGACGCGGATGTCGCGCTCGGCGACATCCGCAAGTCGATCGCCGTCGATGCCGAAGCCCGCCGCACCGGCACTCTCGCGGGACCGACCCTCGGCCTCAAGCCCATCGTCTGGATCGGCATCATCCTCTCGGTGTTCCAGCAGTTCGTCGGCATCAACGTGATCTTCTACTACTCGACGGAGCTCTGGTCGTCCGTGGGCTTCCCCGAGTCGTCATCCTTTGCAATCTCCGTGGTGACGGGCCTGGTGAACATCGCCGTCACCCTCGTCGCCATCGCCCTCGTCGACAGGGTGGGACGCCGCCCGATCCTCCTGACCGGGTCGCTCGGCATGGCCATCTCCTTGGGCGTCATGGCGCTTGCGTTCAGCCAGGCCACAATGACGAGTTCCGGCCCGGACCTCGAGGGCGCCTGGGGACCCATCGCTCTCGTGGCCGCGAACATCTTCGTGATCGCGTTCGGGGTCTCGTGGGGCCCGCTTGTGTGGGTGCTCCTGGGTGAGATCTTCCCGAACTCGATCCGGGCAAAGGCGCTCGGTGTTGCCGCCGGAGCCCAGTGGATCGCGAACTTCGTTGTGACGGTGACCTTCCCGCCCCTCTCGGCGTTCTCCCTTCCGCTCACCTACGGGCTCTACGCGATCTTCGCGGCCCTCTCGTTCTGGTTCGTCTTCGCGGTCATCCCCGAGACCAAGGGAACGAGCCTCGAGGATGCCGACACTCTCCTCGACCGGCGTGCACGTGGTGCGGAGCCGGGTGTCGGAGCACGGGCGTAA
- a CDS encoding NAD(P)H-binding protein, which yields MSRFLITGASGRLGASALHHLVRRVDPGSVTALVRSQADATALAGLGVECRFGDYDDPASLERVFVDVERVLFISSPVLDPETRLRQHRAVIHASSDVEHVVYTSARGAEYDPAHRFTEAALGERGAVILRNSLYTEPFVQDALLRGLVADASAGAAVATASIHDLGAAAARALVEPLGKRLWELRGPSWTFEELSATLRVPRDEVDAEGTGQFAPLVPLIRSGALADSSDDLEEILGRTPEDIRAVASRLAP from the coding sequence ATGTCCAGATTTCTCATCACCGGCGCGTCCGGACGCCTCGGCGCCAGCGCCCTTCACCACCTCGTCAGGCGTGTCGATCCCGGCAGCGTGACGGCACTTGTTCGCTCTCAGGCCGACGCGACAGCTCTCGCCGGGCTCGGCGTCGAGTGCCGATTCGGCGACTATGACGATCCAGCGTCGCTGGAGCGGGTGTTCGTCGACGTCGAGCGGGTGCTCTTCATCTCAAGCCCCGTGCTCGATCCGGAGACGCGTCTGCGTCAGCACCGCGCCGTCATCCACGCCTCCTCCGATGTCGAGCACGTTGTCTATACGAGCGCGCGAGGGGCTGAGTACGACCCAGCGCACCGCTTCACCGAGGCCGCCCTCGGCGAACGGGGTGCCGTGATCCTGCGCAACTCGCTCTACACCGAACCCTTCGTACAGGACGCGCTGCTCCGCGGTCTCGTTGCGGATGCCTCGGCCGGGGCCGCTGTGGCGACTGCATCGATTCACGATCTCGGGGCCGCCGCAGCTCGCGCGCTCGTCGAACCGCTCGGCAAGCGACTGTGGGAGCTGCGCGGACCGTCGTGGACGTTCGAAGAACTCTCTGCGACCCTCCGCGTGCCTCGCGACGAGGTTGACGCCGAGGGCACCGGCCAGTTCGCACCACTGGTTCCGCTGATCCGGTCCGGGGCCCTCGCCGACTCGAGTGACGATCTCGAGGAGATTCTCGGTCGAACGCCCGAGGACATCAGGGCGGTCGCGTCGCGGCTTGCTCCCTGA